A region from the Arthrobacter gengyunqii genome encodes:
- the fdhA gene encoding formaldehyde dehydrogenase, glutathione-independent, with product MSSNRGVAYLEPGVVEVQDIDYPTFELRDGPGVNPANVGRKVPHGAILKVVTSNICGSDQHMVRGRTTAPPNLILGHEITGEIVEIGPDVEFHSVGDLVSVPFNISCGRCKNCKERKTGICLNVNPDRPGSAYGYVDMGGWVGGQAEYVLVPYADWNLLRFPDKDQAMEKILDLTMLSDIFPTGYHGAVTAGVHVGSTVYIAGAGPVGLAAAAGAQLLGAAVVIVADLNEERLAQARSFGCETVDVSKGDPKDQIEQLLGVPEVDCAVDAVGFEARGHGHGSSTEAPATVLNSLMDITAAGGALGIPGLYVTGDPGGVDEAAKVGSLSLSLGTGWAKSLSFTTGQCPVMKYNRDLMMAILHDKVQIAKAVNATTISLDQAAESYRDFDSGVARKYVIDPHGMVGSHHS from the coding sequence ATGAGCTCAAACCGTGGAGTTGCCTATTTGGAACCCGGTGTCGTGGAAGTGCAGGACATCGACTATCCAACCTTCGAACTCCGGGACGGCCCCGGCGTCAATCCGGCCAATGTGGGACGCAAAGTGCCCCACGGGGCCATCCTCAAGGTGGTGACGTCCAATATCTGCGGGTCTGACCAGCACATGGTCCGCGGCCGCACCACCGCCCCGCCCAACCTGATCTTGGGACATGAAATCACCGGGGAAATTGTGGAAATTGGACCGGACGTGGAATTCCATTCCGTGGGAGACCTGGTGTCCGTACCGTTCAACATTTCCTGCGGCCGCTGCAAGAACTGCAAGGAGCGGAAGACGGGCATCTGCCTGAACGTTAACCCGGACCGCCCCGGCAGCGCCTACGGGTACGTGGACATGGGCGGCTGGGTGGGTGGCCAGGCCGAATATGTGCTGGTTCCGTACGCTGACTGGAACCTGCTGCGTTTTCCGGACAAGGACCAGGCGATGGAGAAGATCCTGGACCTGACCATGCTTTCGGACATTTTTCCTACGGGTTACCACGGAGCGGTCACCGCGGGGGTGCATGTGGGATCCACTGTCTACATCGCCGGTGCCGGGCCGGTGGGACTCGCTGCCGCCGCCGGAGCACAGCTGCTGGGCGCCGCCGTCGTCATTGTCGCTGACCTCAACGAGGAACGCCTGGCCCAGGCCCGCAGCTTCGGCTGCGAGACGGTGGACGTGTCAAAGGGAGACCCCAAGGACCAGATTGAGCAGCTGCTCGGGGTTCCCGAGGTGGACTGTGCGGTGGATGCCGTGGGGTTTGAAGCCCGCGGCCATGGCCATGGCTCGTCCACGGAGGCTCCGGCAACCGTGCTGAACTCCCTCATGGACATCACGGCAGCCGGCGGTGCCTTGGGTATTCCCGGGCTGTACGTCACCGGAGATCCGGGCGGCGTGGACGAGGCCGCCAAAGTGGGCTCGCTGTCCCTGAGCCTGGGGACGGGCTGGGCGAAGTCACTGTCCTTCACGACGGGACAGTGTCCGGTGATGAAGTACAACCGGGACCTGATGATGGCCATCCTGCATGACAAGGTCCAGATCGCCAAGGCAGTCAACGCCACGACGATCAGCCTGGACCAGGCTGCGGAGTCCTACCGTGACTTCGACTCCGGGGTGGCGCGCAAGTACGTCATCGACCCGCACGGCATGGTGGGCAGCCACCACTCCTGA